One stretch of Arachis hypogaea cultivar Tifrunner chromosome 20, arahy.Tifrunner.gnm2.J5K5, whole genome shotgun sequence DNA includes these proteins:
- the LOC140183052 gene encoding serine/threonine-protein phosphatase 7 long form homolog, with translation MEGEDRLYRLNGVAHVAGYIDEEPSRVISAVRRQQNMPLHDRIISYLETVGLYHLARLNSQWFWVDESLLSAFIERWRPETHTFHMPFGECTITLQDVAYQLGLPIDGVPVSGCLTEFENLMEHGRPAWVWFRELFGELPPQSKIKQMTVCYTWFHERFRVLPADATDETVRVYARAYILMLLSSQLFADKNANRVHLCWLPYLALLDDLGRYSWGSVALAWLYRCLCRGTNRNVVNLAGPLQLLQSWIFWRFPTLRPTGFDRFGFPLASRWAEFVPRNDAGAQRLLSARLALDRLRAHDQTLTVSMQFVWEPYSSVDVGAVIHPEILADEHRRLWTAVTSLIYFAAIEWHQVDRVLPQFGGVQHLPEPALNIDWLHAKDGRGGDRWFPSYYQEWHQHWEDRLRSIIWVDRVIDPGPSAEYLEWWCRVAHRFLSPDVAFQDPRPIVLTEEARHRGSSQAPPRVHVYDRPDNRRVDRRCRIGTRTTDREWREFADHLEEDVPGAEPGDAVDYRVP, from the exons ATGGAAGGTGAGGATCGCTTGTACCGACTAAATGGTGTCGCTCACGTGGCAGGATATATCGACGAAGAG CCTAGTAGGGTTATTAGCGCCGTTAGGAGGCAGCAGAATATGCCCTTACATGACCGGATTATATCGTATCTGGAGACTGTCGGCTTGTATCATCTGGCTAGGCTAAACAGTCAGTGGTTCTGGGTTGATGAGTCTCTCCTTAGCGCATTTATTGAGCGGTGGCGTCCAGAGACCCACACGTTCCATATGCCATTTGGTGAGTGCACCATTACTTTACAGGATGTTGCGTATCAGCTGGGTTTGCCGATTGATGGTGTGCCCGTTAGTGGGTGCTTGACTGAGTTTGAGAATCTGATGGAACACGGTAGACCAGCATGGGTGTGGTTTCGGGAGTTGTTCGGGGAGTTACCTCCACAGAGTAAAATCAAGCAGATGACAGTGTGCTACACATGGTTCCACGAGAGGTTCCGGGTTCTCCCTGCAGATGCTACTGATGAGACCGTGCGTGTATACGCACGCGCTTATATCCTGATGCTGTTGTCGTCTCAGCTGTTTGCGGACAAGAACGCAAACAGGGTTCACCTTTGCTGGTTGCCTTATTTGGCATTGTTGGACGACTTGGGCAGATATAGCTGGGGCTCCGTTGCACTGGCCTGGTTGTATAGGTGTCTTTGTCGTGGTACAAATAGGAACGTCGTTAACTTGGCTGGGCCGCTACAGCTACTACAgtcttggattttctggaggtttCCCACTCTGAGGCCCACTGGTTTTGACCGGTTCGGGTTTCCTCTTGCTTCTAG GTGGGCTGAGTTTGTGCCGAGGAACGATGCAGGGGCACAGAGATTACTTTCCGCACGCCTTGCACTGGATCGGCTGCGTGCCCACGAT CAAACTCTTACTGTTTCTATGCAGTTTGTGTGGGAGCCTTATTCTTCTGTTGATGTTGGTGCTGTCATTCATCCGGAGATACTAGCTGACGAGCACCGACGGCTATGGACGGCCGTCACTAGCCTGATATATTTTGCTGCGATCGAGTGGCACCAGGTCGATAGGGTTCTACCCCAGTTCGGCGGTGTTCAGCATCTCCCAGAGCCAGCTCTGAACATAGATTGGCTACATGCGAAGGATGGTAGGGGTGGGGACCGGTGGTTTCCTTCATATTATCAGGAGTGGCACCAGCATTGGGAGGACAGGCTTCGGTCAATCATATGGGTCGATCGAGTCATCGACCCTGGTCCATCAGCAGAGTACCTGGAGTGGTGGTGCCGTGTGGCGCACAGGTTCCTATCCCCAGATGTAGCATTTCAGGATCCGAGGCCGATTGTGCTGACTGAGGAGGCGCGTCACAGAGGGTCGTCGCAGGCACCTCCTAGAGTGCACGTTTATGACAGACCAGATAACAGACGAGTCGATCGGCGCTGCCGTATAGGGACCCGGACCACCGATCGCGAGTGGAGGGAGTTTGCGGACCATTTGGAGGAGGATGTTCCTGGAGCTGAGCCTGGGGATGCAGTGGACTACCGTGTTCCTTGA
- the LOC112785821 gene encoding uncharacterized protein encodes MVRADTAVTVKVLQQATEADYGFRPSYRKVWMAKQKAVAEIYGDWEESYAELPHWMLGIQATMPGTITVLKTSPVRIGGGVDESTEYFHRLFWTFPPCIEAFRHCKPLVSIDGTHLYGKYGGTLLLAIAQDGNSNILPIAFALVEGKNAESWSFFLSNLREHVTPQEGILVISDRHNGIKAALEALETGWLPPRAFRAYCIRHVVANFALTFKGKDSRRLLVNVAYAKTEAEFYYWFDIMRTENPAMCDWANRMEYDKWTQHEDAGRRFGHMTTNISECVNSVLKGTRNLPVTSLVKSTYGRLAQLFVVRGQTAEAQLGSGHEFCQALVKSIDRNLRDSRCFTVTLYDRQQSEYTVAETTPTGNFSLGSYRVSLKDHRCDCGHFQALHYPCCHAIACCAYSRLNWASYVHEVYRMSEVFNVYKEGFLPPIPEGLWPPYAGPTIIPDPNMRRAKEGRPKATRIRGSMDQSQENQPKRCGLCRQPGHTRRNYHQRRQSGGGDA; translated from the coding sequence ATGGTTAGGGCAGATACTGCGGTTACGGTAAAGGTACTTCAACAAGCGACAGAAGCTGATTACGGTTTCAGGCCTAGTTACAGGAAGGTTTGGATGGCTAAGCAGAAGGCAGTGGCAGAAATATATGGAGATTGGGAAGAGTCTTACGCGGAGTTGCCACATTGGATGCTAGGGATCCAGGCGACAATGCCGGGAACAATCACGGTGCTGAAGACGTCTCCTGTTCGGATTGGTGGTGGGGTTGATGAGTCCACCGAGTACTTTCACCGGCTATTCTGGACATTTCCACCCTGTATCGAGGCATTCCGGCATTGCAAGCCCCTCGTCAGTATTGATGGTACCCACTTGTATGGGAAGTATGGAGGGACGCTGCTGTTGGCGATAGCTCAGGACGGGAACTCGAACATCCTCCCGATAGCatttgcccttgtggagggcaaaaATGCAGAGTCGTGGTCATTCTTCTTGTCCAATCTCCGAGAGCATGTGACTCCTCAGGAGGGTATCCTTGTTATCTCTGACAGGCATAATGGGATCAAGGCAGCGCTTGAGGCACTTGAGACTGGGTGGCTGCCTCCTCGGGCGTTTCGGGCCTACTGTATTAGGCATGTGGTTGCGAATTTCGCCCTAACGTTCAAAGGTAAGGACTCCAGGAGGCTGTTGGTGAATGTTGCCTACGCAAAGACTGAGGCTGAGTTTTACTACTGGTTTGACATCATGCGGACTGAGAATCCAGCAATGTGTGACTGGGCCAACCGGATGGAGTATGACAAATGGACCCAACATGAGGATGCTGGTCGACGGTTCGGGCACATGACCACAAACATCAGTGAATGTGTGAACTCCGTGCTAAAGGGAACTCGCAACCTGCCGGTCACATCTTTGGTTAAGTCAACCTACGGGAGGCTTGCTCAGCTATTTGTAGTACGGGGACAGACAGCAGAGGCACAACTCGGATCTGGGCATGAATTCTGTCAGGCCTTGGTAAAGTCTATTGATCGGAACCTAAGAGACTCGAGGTGCTTCACTGTGACATTATATGACAGGCAGCAGTCCGAGTACACCGTCGCGGAGACAACACCAACCGGCAACTTCTCCCTGGGCAGCTATAGAGTTTCCCTTAAAGATCACCGATGCGACTGTGGCCACTTTCAGGCGCTGCATTATCCTTGTTGCCACGCCATTGCGTGTTGCGCCTACTCCCGGCTTAACTGGGCGTCATATGTTCACGAGGTGTATCGTATGAGTGAGGTGTTCAACGTTTACAAGGAGGGGTTTCTCCCACCTATCCCTGAAGGACTATGGCCTCCATATGCTGGGCCTACCATCATTCCTGACCCTAATATGCGGCGTGCAAAGGAAGGTCGTCCAAAGGCAACCAGGATCCGTGGAAGTATGGATCAGTCTCAGGAGAACCAGCCGAAGCGATGTGGACTATGCCGTCAGCCTGGGCATACGCGGAGGAACTATCACCAACGAAGACAGAGTGGTGGAGGGGATGCGTAG